One Deltaproteobacteria bacterium genomic region harbors:
- a CDS encoding DUF1956 domain-containing protein produces MTPAGARATKDRLLTAAAALFAEHGFHGTKIRDIAARARVNVAAGNYHYGSKKALYLAVLRAQFAEIRASLAARGATRAPSELARLGRRELAGLLRARVKVMLDILIGPPPGLHGTLMQREMCDPSEALPVIVDEFIRPVTREMEEIVAQLVPGLDRKTVERCVISVAAQAYFYRSVMPAMLLMLGEPAYPPGFSRELAEHVTEFSLGGMERLAPGTRRARRTA; encoded by the coding sequence ATGACGCCGGCGGGTGCGCGAGCCACGAAGGACCGCCTGCTCACCGCCGCGGCCGCACTCTTCGCCGAGCACGGCTTTCACGGCACGAAGATCCGCGACATCGCCGCCCGCGCCAGGGTCAACGTCGCCGCGGGCAACTACCATTACGGCTCGAAGAAGGCCCTCTACCTGGCGGTGCTCCGCGCCCAGTTCGCCGAGATCCGCGCCAGCCTCGCGGCGCGCGGCGCCACCCGCGCGCCGAGCGAGCTGGCGCGTCTCGGCCGCCGCGAGCTCGCGGGCCTGCTGCGCGCCCGGGTGAAGGTCATGCTCGACATCCTGATCGGGCCGCCGCCCGGCCTGCACGGCACGCTCATGCAGCGCGAGATGTGCGACCCGAGCGAGGCGCTCCCCGTCATCGTCGACGAGTTCATCCGGCCGGTCACGCGCGAGATGGAGGAGATCGTCGCGCAGCTCGTGCCGGGTCTGGATCGGAAGACGGTCGAGCGGTGCGTGATCAGCGTCGCGGCGCAGGCCTACTTCTACCGCTCGGTGATGCCGGCGATGCTGCTCATGCTCGGCGAGCCGGCCTATCCGCCCGGCTTCAGCCGCGAGCTCGCCGAGCACGTCACGGAGTTCTCGCTGGGCGGCATGGAGCGGCTCGCCCCCGGGACCCGCCGGGCGAGGCGCACGGCATGA
- a CDS encoding ABC transporter ATP-binding protein gives MTTPLIRLRRLEKRYGRRRALAGVDLTVDERQILGVVGPDGAGKTTLLRALAGLLVIEAEEATVLGTDLRGDVTGLKARIGYVPQAFSLHRDLTVEENLRFTARLHRLPEAEFVRRKSVLLERTGLAPFAGRAAGQLSGGMKQKLAVANALLPEPALLVLDEPTAGVDVVARGEIWAMLARAREDGLVVLSTSYLDEAARCDRLVYLDAGRVRAVGTPEELRAGVPHALYRAWGDDVRAIARAARALPYVQAARATGRFVRVEVLSARAPDPARVLRDLAALPGGPVHLAEPMPVDMESTLLALSSP, from the coding sequence ATGACGACGCCGCTCATCCGTCTCCGCCGGCTCGAGAAGCGCTACGGGCGCCGGCGCGCGCTCGCCGGGGTCGACCTCACCGTCGACGAGCGGCAGATCCTGGGCGTCGTCGGCCCGGACGGCGCCGGCAAGACGACCCTGCTGCGCGCGCTGGCGGGCCTGCTCGTGATCGAGGCCGAGGAGGCGACCGTCCTCGGCACCGACCTCCGCGGCGACGTGACCGGGTTGAAGGCGCGCATCGGCTATGTTCCGCAGGCCTTCAGCCTGCATCGCGATCTCACGGTCGAGGAGAACCTCCGCTTCACCGCCCGCCTGCATCGCCTGCCCGAGGCGGAGTTCGTCCGGCGCAAGTCCGTGCTCCTCGAGCGGACGGGGCTCGCGCCCTTCGCGGGCCGCGCCGCCGGCCAGCTCTCGGGCGGCATGAAGCAGAAGCTCGCCGTCGCCAACGCGCTGCTGCCCGAGCCCGCGCTCCTCGTCCTCGACGAGCCGACGGCGGGCGTGGACGTGGTCGCGCGGGGCGAGATCTGGGCGATGCTCGCGCGCGCCCGTGAGGACGGGCTCGTCGTCCTCAGCACGAGCTACCTCGACGAGGCGGCCCGCTGCGACCGGCTCGTCTATCTCGACGCGGGCCGCGTGCGCGCGGTGGGCACGCCGGAGGAGCTCAGGGCGGGCGTGCCGCACGCGCTCTACCGCGCCTGGGGAGACGACGTCCGCGCCATCGCCCGCGCGGCGCGCGCGCTCCCGTACGTGCAGGCCGCCCGGGCGACCGGACGCTTCGTGCGGGTCGAGGTGCTGAGCGCGCGGGCGCCCGATCCGGCGCGAGTGCTCCGCGACCTGGCCGCCCTGCCGGGAGGACCCGTGCACCTCGCCGAGCCCATGCCCGTCGACATGGAGTCGACGCTGCTCGCGCTCTCGAGCCCCTGA
- a CDS encoding FAD-dependent oxidoreductase produces the protein MTPFVDGATVAEDVHEKADVVVVGSGAGGAVVARELAARGRDVVVVEEGGFFTGKDFTANPREMIDLLYRNRGLTGALGRPPIPIPLGRCVGGTTTINSGTCYRAPDYVLDEWAERHGVAGAREPDLRPYFERVEAELGVRPVPDETYGRNSRLFERGAAALGYDGARIPRNERGCLGTGVCAIGCPQDAKQAMHVSYVPRAQAAGARLYTRCRVDRILLSGGPAIGVIGRFVDASERETARELRALARHVVVACGALLTPALLERSGVPDPSGQRGHNLHIHPATRVGALFDEEVRGWEEVPQAYNVHHFTREGIFIQGQFVPPALEAPVLPGVGAAHKQRMARFARLGSFGALISDESAGRVRAGRGRWPRVTYQLGPADARKLARAIGLTAEIFFAAGAREVYSGIHSRSVLRTIDEARAIQHATLPAVDFEMMAFHPQGTARMGEDPRAAVTDSVGRVHGTPRLWIADASLFPSSCKVNPQITIMALATRLAEHLAAEL, from the coding sequence ATGACGCCGTTCGTCGACGGCGCCACGGTGGCCGAGGACGTCCACGAGAAGGCCGACGTCGTGGTGGTCGGCTCGGGCGCCGGCGGCGCGGTCGTGGCGCGCGAGCTCGCGGCGCGTGGCCGGGACGTCGTGGTCGTGGAGGAAGGCGGCTTCTTCACCGGCAAGGACTTCACCGCCAACCCGCGCGAGATGATCGACCTCCTCTACCGCAACCGCGGCCTCACCGGCGCCCTCGGGCGCCCGCCCATCCCGATCCCGCTCGGCCGCTGCGTGGGGGGCACCACGACCATCAACTCGGGCACGTGCTACCGCGCGCCCGACTACGTGCTCGACGAGTGGGCCGAGCGCCACGGCGTCGCGGGCGCGCGCGAGCCCGACCTCCGTCCCTACTTCGAGCGCGTCGAGGCGGAGCTCGGCGTCAGGCCGGTGCCCGACGAGACCTACGGGCGGAACAGCCGTCTCTTCGAGCGCGGTGCCGCGGCGCTCGGCTACGACGGCGCGCGCATCCCGCGCAACGAGCGCGGCTGTCTCGGCACGGGCGTGTGCGCGATCGGCTGCCCGCAGGACGCCAAGCAGGCGATGCACGTCTCGTACGTACCGCGCGCGCAGGCGGCCGGCGCGCGCCTCTACACGCGCTGCCGCGTCGACCGGATCCTGCTCTCCGGCGGCCCGGCGATCGGCGTCATCGGGCGGTTCGTCGACGCGTCGGAGCGGGAGACGGCGCGCGAGCTCCGCGCGCTCGCGCGGCACGTGGTGGTGGCGTGCGGCGCGCTCCTGACGCCTGCGCTCCTCGAGCGGAGCGGGGTCCCGGACCCGTCGGGTCAGCGCGGCCACAACCTGCACATCCATCCGGCCACCCGCGTCGGCGCGCTGTTCGACGAGGAGGTGCGCGGCTGGGAAGAGGTGCCGCAGGCCTACAACGTGCACCACTTCACGCGCGAGGGCATCTTCATCCAGGGCCAGTTCGTGCCCCCTGCGCTCGAGGCGCCGGTGCTGCCCGGCGTCGGCGCGGCGCACAAGCAACGCATGGCGCGCTTCGCGCGCCTGGGGTCCTTCGGCGCGCTCATCTCGGACGAGTCGGCGGGCCGGGTGCGCGCCGGGCGCGGGCGCTGGCCGCGCGTCACCTACCAGCTCGGGCCGGCCGACGCCCGCAAGCTCGCCCGGGCCATCGGCCTCACCGCCGAGATCTTCTTCGCGGCCGGGGCGCGCGAGGTCTATTCGGGCATCCATTCTCGCTCCGTGCTGCGCACCATCGATGAAGCCCGGGCGATCCAGCACGCCACGCTGCCCGCCGTCGACTTCGAGATGATGGCCTTCCACCCGCAGGGCACCGCGCGCATGGGCGAAGACCCGCGCGCGGCGGTGACCGATTCCGTCGGTCGCGTGCACGGCACGCCGCGGCTCTGGATCGCGGACGCCAGCCTCTTCCCCTCCTCGTGCAAGGTGAACCCGCAGATCACCATCATGGCGCTCGCGACACGCCTCGCGGAGCACCTGGCCGCCGAGCTCTGA
- a CDS encoding ABC transporter ATP-binding protein, producing the protein MSPPIIRTRGLTKRFGDFTAVSDLSIEVMPGTIFAFLGANGSGKSTTIRMLIGLLRPSAGTVEVDGIDVIRRPRRVRDHIGYMGQKVSLYQGLTLRENVEFYAGLYGLAGAALAQRWGALCERFALGEAEAEKPEDLPAGIRQRAGLALATLHRPRVLFLDEPTAGVDVRSRGLFWELIQDEADAGVTVFVTTHFLEEVEYCDWAAFIDAGRLIANAEPEELRQRYSDGYRIEVTLPAAARDAAAGALGPLAGEVAATPGGLAIRVPALDPPVLAALDRLVAAGARLDIQQPQMNDVFRRLLAASGAPA; encoded by the coding sequence ATGTCCCCGCCGATCATCCGCACCCGCGGCCTCACCAAGCGCTTCGGCGACTTCACCGCCGTGAGCGACCTCTCGATCGAGGTGATGCCGGGCACGATCTTCGCCTTCCTCGGCGCCAACGGGTCGGGCAAGAGCACGACGATCCGCATGCTGATCGGGCTGCTCCGGCCGAGCGCCGGCACGGTGGAGGTGGACGGCATCGACGTCATCCGCCGGCCGCGGCGGGTGCGCGACCACATCGGCTACATGGGCCAGAAGGTGAGCCTCTACCAGGGCCTCACGCTGCGCGAGAACGTCGAGTTCTATGCCGGGCTCTACGGGCTCGCCGGCGCCGCGCTCGCGCAACGCTGGGGCGCGCTCTGCGAGCGCTTCGCGCTCGGCGAGGCCGAGGCCGAGAAGCCCGAGGACCTCCCCGCCGGCATCCGGCAGCGCGCCGGCCTGGCGCTCGCCACGCTCCACCGCCCGCGCGTGCTGTTCCTCGACGAGCCCACCGCGGGCGTCGACGTGCGCAGCCGCGGGCTCTTCTGGGAGCTCATCCAGGACGAGGCGGACGCGGGTGTCACGGTCTTCGTCACCACCCACTTCCTCGAGGAGGTCGAGTACTGCGACTGGGCGGCCTTCATCGACGCCGGGCGGCTCATCGCCAACGCGGAGCCCGAGGAGCTCCGCCAGCGCTACTCCGACGGCTACCGCATCGAGGTCACGCTGCCGGCCGCAGCGCGAGACGCCGCGGCGGGGGCGCTCGGCCCGCTCGCCGGCGAGGTGGCGGCGACCCCGGGCGGCCTCGCGATCCGCGTTCCGGCGCTCGATCCCCCGGTGCTCGCCGCACTCGACCGCCTGGTCGCTGCGGGCGCGCGTCTGGACATCCAGCAGCCCCAGATGAACGACGTCTTCCGGCGCCTGCTCGCCGCCTCGGGGGCTCCCGCATGA
- a CDS encoding ABC transporter permease: MSWRRLRTLIRREVRATLRDPFTATILIVVPLGALLVFGFVLSTSVKHLSLAVLDANATAASRRLVAELAATGTFDPRPVSTRAELQRALVSGRASVAIVIPPDFDRALLRGTEGGRPPEIQVLYDGGEAVLAGNAEGFLRAQLAHTGATLATTDLSRRPVPGQAGVDVVTRALFNPTLDGTRFMVSGTFGFVLSFLTTLITAVSIVNERLAGTFEQLQVTPATSLEIFLGKILPLGAVFALDVLLMALVAGVALGVWPQGNLLFFLVVSTFYVLVSLALGLLFSATSSTAAEAVQKTVVFSIPLVQLSGFAFPIRNMPAFFRWLTELFPATHYIRLSRAIYLRAEGPTALLPEIGFLVLFGAVLIVLALRSLETRA; this comes from the coding sequence ATGAGCTGGCGACGCCTGCGGACGCTCATCCGCCGCGAGGTCCGGGCGACGCTCCGCGACCCGTTCACCGCGACGATCCTCATCGTCGTGCCGCTCGGCGCGCTCCTGGTCTTCGGCTTCGTGCTCTCGACGTCGGTCAAGCACCTCTCGCTCGCCGTCCTCGACGCGAACGCCACCGCGGCGAGCCGCCGGCTGGTGGCCGAGCTGGCGGCGACGGGCACGTTCGACCCGCGACCGGTCTCGACACGCGCCGAGCTCCAGCGGGCGCTCGTGTCGGGCCGGGCGAGCGTCGCGATCGTCATCCCGCCCGACTTTGATCGGGCGCTCCTCCGGGGCACGGAGGGCGGCCGGCCCCCGGAGATCCAGGTCCTCTACGACGGCGGAGAGGCGGTGCTCGCGGGCAATGCCGAGGGCTTCCTCCGGGCCCAGCTCGCGCACACGGGAGCGACGCTCGCCACCACCGACCTCTCCCGCCGGCCCGTACCGGGTCAGGCCGGCGTCGACGTCGTCACGCGCGCGCTCTTCAACCCGACGCTCGACGGCACGCGGTTCATGGTCTCCGGCACCTTCGGCTTCGTGCTCTCCTTCCTCACCACGCTCATCACCGCCGTTTCCATCGTCAACGAGCGGCTGGCCGGCACCTTCGAGCAGCTCCAGGTGACGCCCGCCACCTCGCTCGAGATCTTCCTCGGCAAGATCCTGCCGCTCGGCGCCGTGTTCGCGCTCGACGTGCTCCTGATGGCCCTCGTCGCGGGCGTCGCGCTCGGCGTCTGGCCGCAGGGCAACCTCCTCTTCTTCCTCGTCGTGTCCACCTTCTACGTGCTCGTCTCGCTCGCGCTCGGGCTCCTCTTCTCGGCCACCTCGTCGACGGCCGCCGAGGCCGTGCAGAAGACGGTCGTGTTCAGCATCCCGCTCGTCCAGCTGAGCGGGTTCGCGTTCCCGATTCGCAACATGCCGGCGTTCTTCCGCTGGCTGACCGAGCTGTTTCCCGCCACGCACTACATCCGCCTCTCGCGCGCGATCTACCTGCGCGCGGAGGGACCCACCGCCCTGCTGCCCGAGATCGGCTTCCTCGTGCTGTTCGGCGCCGTGCTGATCGTCCTCGCGCTCCGTTCCCTGGAGACGCGCGCATGA
- a CDS encoding HlyD family efflux transporter periplasmic adaptor subunit, which yields MNRRAGLAIVAVVLVAAAAVWFARRDRGPAHYTGFVEGEERVLRSEVTGRVLEVTYPEGAAAPPNAVVARLDEQDIQARIASKQRELDVLDADISTQEERITLVQATWQRDVAAQRADLQQAEAGARLAERTYTREEALVKTGISPVQTLDDRRAGRDQARSTVDRAREMLARSQAEERTITLAQQELTSLRAKRELTTAQLDELRVTEAKYTIRAPAVATVVQTQFIWPGELAQPGAAIVSVLDPADKYVQVYVPVPEVASFRIGRRVEVELDSQPGQRLPGEVEFVADKATFTPEKIETRSDRLGQVYRAKVRVLRDVERLQPGTEGNVYLVRDGAGPE from the coding sequence ATGAACCGCCGGGCAGGCCTCGCGATCGTGGCGGTCGTGCTCGTCGCGGCGGCGGCCGTCTGGTTCGCCCGCCGCGACCGCGGCCCCGCGCACTACACCGGCTTCGTCGAGGGCGAGGAGCGCGTGCTGCGCAGCGAGGTGACGGGCCGCGTCCTCGAGGTGACGTATCCCGAGGGGGCCGCCGCGCCGCCGAACGCCGTCGTGGCGCGCCTCGACGAGCAGGACATCCAGGCCCGCATCGCCTCCAAGCAGCGCGAGCTCGACGTCCTCGACGCCGACATCAGCACCCAGGAGGAGCGCATCACGCTCGTCCAGGCCACCTGGCAGCGCGACGTCGCCGCGCAGCGCGCCGATCTCCAGCAGGCGGAAGCGGGAGCGCGGCTCGCCGAGCGCACCTACACGCGCGAGGAAGCCCTGGTCAAAACCGGCATCAGCCCGGTCCAGACGCTCGACGATCGGCGGGCGGGGCGCGATCAGGCCCGCAGCACCGTCGACCGGGCGCGCGAGATGCTCGCCCGCTCGCAGGCCGAGGAGCGGACGATCACGCTCGCCCAGCAGGAGCTCACCTCGCTCCGCGCCAAGCGCGAGCTCACGACGGCGCAGCTCGACGAGCTCCGTGTGACGGAGGCGAAGTACACCATCCGCGCGCCCGCCGTGGCGACCGTGGTGCAGACGCAGTTCATCTGGCCCGGCGAGCTGGCGCAGCCGGGAGCAGCGATCGTCTCGGTCCTCGACCCCGCCGACAAGTATGTGCAGGTCTACGTACCAGTCCCCGAGGTCGCGAGCTTCCGGATCGGCCGGCGCGTCGAGGTCGAGCTCGACAGCCAGCCCGGGCAGCGCCTGCCGGGCGAGGTCGAGTTCGTCGCCGACAAGGCCACCTTCACCCCCGAGAAGATCGAGACGCGGAGCGACCGCCTGGGCCAGGTCTACCGGGCCAAGGTGCGCGTCCTGCGGGACGTCGAGCGGCTGCAGCCGGGCACCGAGGGCAACGTCTACCTGGTCCGCGACGGCGCGGGGCCGGAATGA
- a CDS encoding ABC transporter permease, with product MSRRFWSNVAAVAWKETQVMRHDKAFIGVVLIQPVVMLVLFGFALSNKPANVPWAVLDWSQSPTSRRFVQEVMATGYFLPPRPVVGYAEGRKLLREEKALVFLAIPKSFRRDVERGRPAVQLLLDGSDPLSAARVGVYIGQVATAFETRAAPRDPPDSDMPVREPGPIETRQRFWFNPTLQDRAFFLAALGGMLLTNLCLSAMSLGLVGERETGTYEQMLALPTTAIEIVLGKLVPYVGVAYALMLMATIAAGAVFGLWPHGSWLALLVVTLPYVLASLGIGVFVSALARTSAQAVFISVFFIMPSFVLSGVMYPYQFMPHGVREIGAAFPLRWYQIASRRIIERGAGMGEVVVPMLALTVLFAVVLAGVRWRMKPRLG from the coding sequence ATGAGCCGGCGCTTCTGGTCCAACGTCGCGGCCGTCGCCTGGAAGGAGACCCAGGTCATGCGCCACGACAAGGCGTTCATCGGCGTCGTGCTGATCCAGCCCGTCGTGATGCTCGTCCTCTTCGGCTTCGCGCTCTCGAACAAGCCCGCCAACGTCCCCTGGGCCGTCCTCGACTGGAGCCAGAGCCCGACCTCGCGCCGCTTCGTCCAGGAGGTCATGGCGACCGGCTACTTCCTCCCGCCACGCCCCGTCGTGGGATACGCCGAGGGCCGGAAACTCCTGCGCGAGGAGAAGGCGCTCGTCTTCCTCGCCATCCCCAAGAGCTTCCGCCGCGACGTCGAGCGCGGCCGGCCCGCGGTGCAGCTGCTGCTCGACGGCAGCGACCCGCTCTCCGCGGCGCGCGTCGGCGTCTACATCGGCCAGGTGGCCACGGCGTTCGAGACCCGCGCCGCGCCGCGGGACCCGCCCGACTCGGACATGCCCGTCCGCGAGCCCGGCCCCATCGAGACCCGGCAGAGGTTCTGGTTCAACCCGACGCTCCAGGATCGCGCCTTCTTCCTCGCCGCCCTCGGCGGCATGCTGCTCACCAACCTCTGCCTGTCGGCGATGAGCCTCGGCCTGGTGGGCGAGCGGGAGACCGGCACCTACGAGCAGATGCTCGCCCTGCCGACCACGGCGATCGAGATCGTCCTCGGCAAGCTCGTCCCGTACGTCGGCGTGGCCTACGCGCTCATGCTGATGGCCACCATCGCCGCCGGCGCCGTCTTCGGCCTCTGGCCGCACGGGAGCTGGCTCGCCTTGCTCGTCGTGACCCTCCCTTACGTGCTCGCCTCGCTCGGCATCGGCGTGTTCGTGTCGGCGCTGGCGCGCACCTCGGCGCAGGCGGTCTTCATCTCCGTCTTCTTCATCATGCCGTCGTTCGTCCTCTCGGGAGTGATGTACCCCTACCAGTTCATGCCGCACGGCGTGCGCGAGATCGGTGCCGCGTTTCCGCTGCGCTGGTATCAGATCGCGTCGCGGCGGATCATCGAGCGCGGTGCCGGGATGGGCGAGGTGGTGGTGCCGATGCTGGCACTGACGGTGCTCTTCGCGGTCGTGCTCGCGGGCGTGCGGTGGCGGATGAAGCCGCGCCTGGGGTAG